The Patescibacteria group bacterium genomic sequence ATACCGAGAGGCCGCCCTCCTCGTCGTACAGCACCTCCTCGAACGCGGCGGTGAGGTCGTGCAGCACCACGAGCGGCGCCATATGGAACGAGCAGACGGGTGTGAGCGCGTCCTCGACGAGCGCACCGGCAGCAGCGTCGACGGCGATGAGCACCACGCGGTTGGGCCATCGGGCCTCCAGCATGCCGGTGACGGCCTGGGCAAGACGCTCGATCGACGGCTGGTCACGCGGCGCGACGACGAGGAACACCTTGCCGCCGGCTGCGGAACTCCGGGAGAAGATGACGCGTTCTGCCGTGACAGCGATGACGAGGTCGACCTCCTCGCCTGTCGCGGTCGCCGGTGATGTCGTGGGTTTCATACCCCGACATCGTCCCAACGATCGCCAATCCCATTCAGGCGGTGCCGTATCGCCCCCGAGCTATGCGCCCCTGTGGATTGCCCCCTTGGATCCCCCTATCACTAAATTACTAATAGTCACCTGAGAGAGATGGCTGGAGAGGAATGGAGGGTGCAGGGAGGAAGGGGAGGAGAAAGGGAGAGACCGACAACTTCCTCGATCCACAGGCCGTCCGTCCGTCGATGGAAGATGGACACATCAGCGTGGACAACGTCCTCGACCGTTGGATGGGGCAGTCGCCATGCCGGGCCGCACCCACGGTCTGGGCACGGGTCCGAGGACGACAAGAAGACATGGCGTTGAAGCCATGTCCGTCATCCTCATCAACGCTCATGTTGCTGGTACGATATCGGCAACTAATCGTCGACGTATGTCACGAACAATCCGATATCGGAACGCCATCAAGTCCCTGCGGCTCCTGAAGAAGCTGCGCCAGCGCGACCTGGCAGAGCGTGCAGGCTGCGTCCAGGCCGACATCTCGAAGTATGAGCACGGACGCACGGTGCCAGACCTGCTCATGGCCATGAAGATCGCCACGGCGCTCGGTGCCCCCGTGGAGCGCGTGTTCTACGACGTGAGCGACGTGGCCGTCGCAGAGGTCGGCGAGAACATCCTTGGCGCGCAATCTCCTCCAGCCTGAGCAGGGAGGCCCATGCGGGGCACGCTGGATTACGTCGGCACTTCGTCGACGTGGAGGAGACATGAACCAG encodes the following:
- a CDS encoding XRE family transcriptional regulator, which codes for MPGRTHGLGTGPRTTRRHGVEAMSVILINAHVAGTISATNRRRMSRTIRYRNAIKSLRLLKKLRQRDLAERAGCVQADISKYEHGRTVPDLLMAMKIATALGAPVERVFYDVSDVAVAEVGENILGAQSPPA